ACATAAAAACAACAAAAAAAGCCACCATAAGGTGGCTTTTTTATTTATGAATAATTTTCTATTGAGTTAGACCAACATTACGAATACCCATTTGAGCATATTGACCAGAAAAAAGCTTATCTTTAATTTCTTTGAATGCATGAAGAGTATATTCAACATCGCTAAGAGAATGAGCAGCTGTAGGTATCATACGAATAATAATTTGTCCTTTTGGAATAACGGGATATGTCACAACAGAACAGAAAATTCGGTAATTTTCACGTAAGTCATAAATTAAGTTGCTGGCTTCTGCTGGCCCTCCCTTCAAGTAAACAGGGGTAACAGGGGAATTGGTTTTGCCAAGATCGAACCCTTCCTTACGAAGCCCATCTTGAAGAGCACGCACAATAGTCCACAATTTTTCCCTAAGTTCGGGCATGGTCCGAAGCATTTCCAAACGTTTAAGTGAGCCAATTACCATGGGCATAGGAAGCGACTTGGCATAAATCTGACTTCGCATGTTGTAGCGAAGGTAATTAATAACCTTCTTTGGACCAGCTATAAAAGCTCCGATACCTGCCATAGCTTTAGCAAAAGTTCCGAAATATAAATCAACATGTTCTCTTACACCAAAATGGGCATCCGTGCCAGAGCCATCAGGTCCCATAGTTCCAAATCCATGGGCGTCATCTATAAGTAAACGGAATGGATATTTATGTTTAAGTTCAACTATACCAGGTAAATAACCCAAATCAGCTGTCATTCCATATACTCCTTCAGTTATTACAAGGATGCCACCACCTGTCTTTTGAACAATTCTCATTGCGTGTTGCAACTGTTTTTCTAAGCTTTGCATGTCGTTATGTGCATACATGAATCGATGACCAATATGAAGACGCATGCCGTCAATAATACACGCATGAGCTTCTGCATCGTAGACTACCACATCGTGGCGAGAAAGTATAGCGTCTATTATGCTTACCATGCCCTGATAGCCATAGTTCAAAAGATAAGCATCTTCGCGACCAACAAATTCAGCTAATTCTCGTTCAAGTTGCTCATGATAATCAGTCTGACCACTCATCATTCTTGCACCCATAGGATAAGCAAGGCCCCAAGTTGCTGCTGCTTCAGCATCTACTTTACGAATTTCAGGATGATTAGCTAAACCTAGGTAATTGTTTAAGCTCCAAACAAGCATCTCCTTCCCTTGAAACCTCATACGTGGGCCTATCTCGCCTTCTAATTTGGGAAAAGCATAATAACCATGAGCTACTTCATAAAACTGTCCGAGTGGTGTTTTACTTAAATCTAACTTTTCAAAAAGATCCACGGTTTCAAATTTTTACAAAAGTACAACATTTTACATTGACTCACTTAAAAATTACGTAACTTTGAAAACTACACTCCATATGAAGATAGAAGTCAGAAACATACATAAATATTATGGACCTTTACACATTTTAAAAGGTATTGATTTAACCATACATTCTGGAGAAATTGTTTCTATAGTAGGAGCCTCGGGTGCAGGTAAAACCACCCTACTTCATATTATGGGCTCACTTGAACCACCAAGCGATGGACAAGTTTTATATGATGGAATAGATATTTTCAAACTTTCTCCCAAAGAGCTTGCATTTTTCAGGAATAAACATATTGGATTTGTTTTTCAGTTTCATTTTCTAATTCCAGAGCTGTCTGCCGTTGAAAATGTAATGCTTCCAGCTCTATTTGCACCAAACCATCAAACAAAGCAAATTAGAGAAAAAGCCTTTTATCTCTTAGAAAGACTCGGACTAAAGGACAGATTTTATCACAAGCCATCGGCTCTTTCTGGTGGCGAACAACAACGTGTTGCTGTTGCACGTGCTCTTATTAACTCTCCCGATGTCATACTTGCCGATGAACCAAGTGGTAATCTTGATTCTGCCAATGCTCTTGCTTTACATGCTCTTTTCATGAACCTTAAAGAAGAATTCAATCAAACTTTTGTGATCATCACTCATAATCCAGAGCTTGCTACATATTCGGACAGACAAATACATCTTAAAGATGGAATTATTCAGTAAACAAATAAATCACTAATTAAGAATTCTCAAGCCGATCACGAAGAATTTCGCTTAAATTCGCAGCCGATGATAGATTTAAGCGTTTGGCTAGTCTGTTTTTTCGTATTTTCACACTGGATTCTGATATGCCTAAAATGTGAGCTATTTCTTTATTGCTTAAATTGATAAAAATATACGAGCAAAGCCGTTGTTCGGATGCATTAAGATGGGGATATAATTTTTGAAGACGCATAAAAAAATTAGGATAAACTTTTTCAAAATGAAAAACATAGTTTTCCCACATTTCCTGGTCATTTGAATTTGAACGAATAAAACTAATGATTTTCTGTAAAAGGGAATGTTTTCCCTTTGGTAAAATTTCGATAATCCTTTCTAACTGAGATTCTACTTGTTTTAAAACATCATTTTTACTTGTCATCTGCATAGCAAGAATAGCAAGCTGGCGGTCTTTATGTTGTAATTCTAACATAATCTTTTCTTTCTCAAGTTGGGCTAATCTTTCTTTATTCTCCATTTCTTCTTTCATCCGCAAATTTTCGAGTACGGAAATTTTCTTCTGATCTTCAAGAAGTTTATTCCTCTGTCTAATGCTAATGATGACAAAAACCAAGACAATTAAAATCAAAACGGTAGAAAAAGCGAAAAAAATCTGCACTTTTCGCTGTAATCGGATCTGATTTTCCAATAAGC
The genomic region above belongs to Bacteroidales bacterium and contains:
- a CDS encoding ABC transporter ATP-binding protein, with the translated sequence MKIEVRNIHKYYGPLHILKGIDLTIHSGEIVSIVGASGAGKTTLLHIMGSLEPPSDGQVLYDGIDIFKLSPKELAFFRNKHIGFVFQFHFLIPELSAVENVMLPALFAPNHQTKQIREKAFYLLERLGLKDRFYHKPSALSGGEQQRVAVARALINSPDVILADEPSGNLDSANALALHALFMNLKEEFNQTFVIITHNPELATYSDRQIHLKDGIIQ
- a CDS encoding aminotransferase class I/II-fold pyridoxal phosphate-dependent enzyme — protein: MDLFEKLDLSKTPLGQFYEVAHGYYAFPKLEGEIGPRMRFQGKEMLVWSLNNYLGLANHPEIRKVDAEAAATWGLAYPMGARMMSGQTDYHEQLERELAEFVGREDAYLLNYGYQGMVSIIDAILSRHDVVVYDAEAHACIIDGMRLHIGHRFMYAHNDMQSLEKQLQHAMRIVQKTGGGILVITEGVYGMTADLGYLPGIVELKHKYPFRLLIDDAHGFGTMGPDGSGTDAHFGVREHVDLYFGTFAKAMAGIGAFIAGPKKVINYLRYNMRSQIYAKSLPMPMVIGSLKRLEMLRTMPELREKLWTIVRALQDGLRKEGFDLGKTNSPVTPVYLKGGPAEASNLIYDLRENYRIFCSVVTYPVIPKGQIIIRMIPTAAHSLSDVEYTLHAFKEIKDKLFSGQYAQMGIRNVGLTQ